The Anabaena sp. WA102 genome contains a region encoding:
- a CDS encoding DUF4351 domain-containing protein, with protein sequence MVYRLKRQYWCEIQQVVIFLQATTSEMVFNSQYVDTNTIHKYRVIRMWEEEAASLLANPALLPLATLAKSDSPENLLTQVAAAVNTIESKKARDNISVCTQLLAGLRFNRNLLNQLFQEDIMEESWVYQDILQKGEQKGKRREALELILRMLKRRFGNIPARIEQQLPNLGLTQLEDLAEELLDFSQIDDLVKYMANIS encoded by the coding sequence GTGGTTTATCGCTTAAAACGTCAATATTGGTGTGAAATTCAGCAAGTCGTGATTTTTCTGCAAGCCACAACTTCCGAAATGGTGTTTAATAGTCAATATGTAGACACAAACACCATCCACAAATATAGAGTTATACGGATGTGGGAAGAGGAAGCAGCGTCACTACTGGCTAACCCCGCACTATTACCATTAGCAACTTTAGCAAAAAGCGACTCACCCGAAAATCTTTTAACCCAAGTTGCTGCTGCTGTAAATACAATTGAATCCAAGAAAGCACGAGATAATATTTCCGTTTGTACACAGCTTTTAGCCGGGTTAAGATTTAATAGAAATCTACTTAATCAACTGTTTCAGGAGGACATTATGGAAGAATCTTGGGTTTATCAGGATATTCTGCAAAAAGGTGAGCAAAAAGGCAAAAGAAGAGAAGCACTAGAATTGATTCTCCGTATGTTAAAACGCCGCTTTGGGAATATTCCAGCCAGAATAGAACAGCAACTTCCTAATTTGGGATTAACTCAACTGGAAGATTTAGCCGAAGAATTATTAGATTTTTCGCAAATAGATGATTTAGTTAAATATATGGCGAATATTTCCTAA
- a CDS encoding DUF29 domain-containing protein: protein MNNQLYERDFNVWRETIIKKIKQQDFNDIDWEHLLLELEDIGKSEKRSFLSNLTILIAHLLKLTVQADAPEMMKGSWYSSVTEHRFRVRKDLEGLPRNKLS, encoded by the coding sequence ATGAACAATCAACTCTATGAACGAGATTTTAATGTTTGGCGAGAAACTATCATTAAAAAAATCAAACAACAAGATTTTAATGATATTGATTGGGAACATTTGCTTTTAGAATTAGAAGATATAGGAAAATCAGAAAAACGCTCATTTTTGAGTAATTTAACCATCTTAATTGCTCACTTACTCAAGTTAACCGTTCAAGCTGATGCTCCCGAAATGATGAAAGGAAGTTGGTATAGTTCTGTTACTGAACATCGCTTTCGAGTTAGAAAAGATTTAGAGGGACTTCCAAGAAATAAATTATCCTGA